From the genome of Faecalibacterium prausnitzii:
AAGGGGGAGGAGGCCGAGGCGCAGAAACCCACCCTCAGCGAGACCAGTCTGGAACTGGTGCAGCAGTACGATGCCCTGCACCCTACACAGCAGCTCACGCTGACCAACAGCGACCATTCCTTTATTTATGTGTACCAGTGGCGCAGCAGCGACCCCAACATCGCCTCGGTCGATGACAAAGGCGTCGTGACGGCCCAGAAGCCGGGCAGCGCCACCATCACGGCGTTTGCTTCCAACGGGCAGGCGCTGCGGTGCGCCGTCACGGTCACATCCGAGGTCGGAAAGGTCACACTGAACAAGACGGACCTGCTGTTCAAAACGGTGGGCAGTCAGGAGGCCCTGTGCGCCACGGTGGCCGTGGAGAGCGGCGGCAGTGTGCCCATCACCTGGGTCACCAGCAATCCGGGCGTTGCCACGGTGGACACCAACGGTGTCGTGACGGCTGTGGCCGACGGCGAGGCAAAGATCACCGCCCTTTCGCCCAGCGGCCGATACGCGGTGTGCAGTGTGGTCGTCGGCCTGGCCGGGGACAAATACGACACCGAAGAGGACCTGGCCGACGAGCTCAAGCTCCCGGACCCGTATGTGGCCGTCCGGCTGAACCGGCTTTCCTGAGCATAAAAATAAGCCGCGCCTTCGCAGGTGCGGCTTATTTTCATGCGGTCAGATCTCGTTGCCGGAGTCAAGAGAAGATCCGAAATTTCACGAAAAATTTTTTACACCCCCGGCAGGAACAGCATCGTCCCGCGGGCGGCCATCATGGGCTGGAACGCGCAGCTGAACAGCCCGCCCGCCACGGCCAGCACCAGGGCGAAGAGCAGCAACAGCAGCACCAGACGGGGAGCGTGGGAAGACCTGCGGGGACCTTGCTTGCGCTGCATGGCACATCCTCCTTTCCGGAACATCATCTGCCCCAGCCTATGCACCCGCTGCGCCGATTGTGCACTGGGGCGAAGTGTGGTACACTAAAGGGGAACGATACGGAGGACTTTTTATGCTGACCATTACTCTGCTGGGCACAGCGGCCACCATGCCTCTGCCCGACCGCGCCTTGACGGCGGCAGTGGCCGAATGCGGCGGGCACAGCCTGCTGTTCGACTGCGGCGAGGGCACCCAGACCGCTGCCCGCCGCGCCGGGGTCAACCTGATGAAGCTGGACGCCATCTGCCTGACCCACTACCACGGCGACCATATCTTCGGCCTGCCCGGCCTGCTGCAAACGCTGGGCTGTCAGGGCCGCACCCGGCCGCTGACGATCTTTGGCCCGGCCGAGGGGATGGAGCCGGTCTGGGGCGCCATCCGCGCCCTGACCGGCCCCCAGCCCTATGCCATCCGGGCTGTGCCGCTGGGCACCGACCCCGTCCGGCTGGAAACGCTGGCCCCCGGCTGGCCGGTGGGGGCCGAACTGCTGCCCTTCCGGACGAAGCACCGGGTCCCCAGCCGGGGCTACCGGCTGGACCTGCCCCGCGCAGGCCGCTTTGACCCAGCCAGAGCCAGGGCGCTGGGGGTGCCGGTGCAGCAGTGGAGATTGTTGCAGCGCGGGGAGCCGGTCACTCTGGAAGATGGGGCGACCATTGCACCCGGACAGGTGCTGGGCGCACCCCGCAGAGGGCTGCGGTTCGTGTTTTCCGGCGATACGGCCCCCTGCGCCGCGCTGGAACAGGCCGCACAGGATGCCGACCTGCTCCTCTGCGACGCCACCTACCCGGACGATGCGCAGCAGGCTCAGGCGAAACAGTATGGGCACAGCACCTTTCGGCAGGACGCTGAACTGGCGGCGCGGGCCGGGGCACGGCGGCTCTGGCTCATGCACTATTCGCCCATCATCACCGACCCGGAAGCCGCCCGCCCGGCGGCGGAAGCGGCCTTCCCGTCGGTGGAATGCGGCGTGGACGGACAACAGATCATTTTGCGATACGACGAGGAACCTTCATGACAGCTGAGACCATTTCCTTCCCGCTGGACCCCGGTGCAGCGGCCCTGCTGACGCGCCTCCATACGGCGGGCCATGCCGCTTATGCGGTGGGCGGCTGTGTGCGGGACAGTCTGCTCGGCCAGACCCCGCACGACTGGGACCTCTGCACCAGTGCGACCCCCGAACAGGTGCTGGAGTTGTTCGGGGAAGCGCACTGCATCCCGACGGGATTGCAGCACGGCACCGTGACCGTCAAACACGGCGGGGAGCTGTACGAGATCACGACCTTCCGCACCGAGGGGGCGTATTCCGACGGCCGCCACCCGGACCACGTCGCCTTTGTGCCGGACGTAAAAGAAGACCTGGCCCGGCGGGATTTCACCATCAACGCCATGGCCTATAACGCCGAAGAAGGGCTCATCGACCCGTTCGGCGGGCAGAGCGACCTTGCCGCCGGCATCGTGCGGGCGGTGGGGGAGCCGCAGCGCCGGTTCGAGGAAGACGCCCTGCGCATCCTGCGGCTCTACCGGTTCGCGGCCCGGTTCGGCTTTGCCATCGACCCAGCCACCGGGCAGGCGGCCAGAGCGCTCTGCCGCCATCTGGACTGCGTGTCCGAAGAGCGCATCGCGGAGGAGCTGAGCCGTCTGCTGGCAGCTCCGGCACCGGGAGCTTATCTGGAAGCGGAGGTACTGGCGGTTATCTTCCCGGAACTGGATGCGGCAGAGCTTCCGGAAAGCCGACGCATCCTCGACGCGCTGGAGCCGGGCATGGAACACGTCCCGGTCCGGCTGGCGGCGCTGCTGTGCCCGCTGGGCGAAGCCGGTGCAAGAGCGGCGCTCAAACGGCTCAAGTGCTCCAACGCCCTGAGCGGTACGGTGGCGACGCTGGTTCGGGAGGCAGCTGCCGGGATGCCCGGCGCTGCGCTGACGCTGACGGCCAAACGGTTTTTGAGCCGCTATGACCTTGCCACGATTACGGATCTGACGGCCCTGTGCAGTGCCCAGCATCCGGAACAAGCCGAAGCGTTCGCCGCGCTGCAACAGGAAGCCGCGCGGCTGGTGGAAACGAACGCCTGCTGCCGCATCAACCAGCTGGCCGTGAATGGCCGGGACCTGATGGACGCAGGCATCCGGCCGGGGCCGGGGCTGCGCCGGGTGCTGGACGCTCTGCTGGAACAGGTGCTCACTGGGCAGCTCCCCAATGAGAAAGCGGCACTTCTGGCCGCAGCGGCGCAGGTCGCTGCGTCTTGACAAGCGAACGGACGTGCGGTAGTATAATACTACTGCTTTTGTATGTTATAACATGAGGAACAAAATGACAGAAACACAGAATGCAAACCGCTCCGGTGCGCTCATTGCGATGAGCGGCGGCGTAGACAGCTCGGTTGCAGCCTGGCTGATGCAGCAGAAGGGCTATGCCTGCACCGGCATCACGATGCGGCTCACCCGCAACGAGACGCTGGGCCAGTCCGGCTTTCACACCTGCTGCTCGGAAAAGGACATCGAAGATGCCGCCGAGGTGGCGTATGCGATGGACATCCCCTATGAGGTGCTGGATTTCACCGCCGACTTCCGGGAAAAGATCATCGAAAAATTCATCCGGGTCTATGAGGCGGGCGGTACCCCGAACCCCTGCATCGACTGCAACCGGTATATGAAGTTCGACCACCTTCTCTCCTGGGCGCGGGAGCATGGGATGGAGTATGTGGTCACAGGCCACTATGCCCGCGTGGAGCAGGACGAGGCCACCGGCCGCTGGCTGCTGAAGAAGGGACTGGACGAAGGAAAAGATCAGAGCTATGTGCTTTACAACCTGACGCAGGAGCAGCTGGCCCATGTCCGCCTGCCGCTGGGGGCACTGCACAAGAGCGAGGTGCGTGAGATCGCGGAGCAGCAGCATTTCATCAACGCCCGCAAGCACGACAGCCAGGACATCTGCTTTGTGCCGGATGGCGACTACGAAAAGTTCATGGAAGATTTCACCGGCAAGCACTACCCGGCAGGCGATTTCCTCGACGAGGCGGGCCGCAAAGTGGGCACCCACAAGGGGGCCGTGCGGTATACCATCGGCCAGCGGAAGGGTCTGGGCCTTGCCATGGGCGCACCGGTCTATGTCTGCGCCAAGGATATGCAGGCCAATACGGTCACGGTCGGCCCGGAGAAAAGCCTGTTTGACCGCATCGTCTACGCCGAGGAGGCCAACTGGATCGCCATCCCGGCGCTGACGGCCCCGCTGCGGGTCACGGCCCGCACCCGGTATCATCAGGTCGAGCAGGCCGCGACCGTCTACCCGGCGGGCGAGGATCGGTTCCGGCTGGAATTTGACGAGCCGCAGCGCGCGCCTACGCCAGGGCAGGCGGTGGTGCTGTATCAGGGCGATGTGGTCCTGGGCGGCGGCACCATCGTGCGGGTGGAAAAGTGACCCGCTCCCCGGTGGGAGCGCATGATGAAGCAACCGAAAACCGGCTGCGCCGGGCAGGCGCGGCAGGACCAGAGAAGTGGAGAGTATCGATATGCAAGATCAGTATTCCCGCACCCAGCTGCTGCTGGGCAAGGAAGCCATGGAAACGCTGCACCATTCCCGCGTGGCAGTGTTCGGCATCGGCGGCGTGGGCGGCTATACCGTTGAGGCACTGGCCCGCAGCGGCGTGGGTGCGCTGGACCTCATCGACGACGATAAGGTCTGCCTGACCAACCTGAACCGCCAGATCGTGGCCACCCACAAGACGGTGGGGCAGTACAAGGTGGATGTGGCGGAACAGCGCATCCACGAGATCGACCCCAACATCAAGGTCACGACCTACAAGACCTTCTTCACCCCGGAGACGCAGGACCAGTTCGATTTCACCCAGTACGACTATGTGGTGGATGCCATCGACACCGTCACCGGCAAGATCGCGCTGGTGGTCAAGGCAAAGGAGGCGGGCACGCCCATCATCTGTGCCATGGGCGCAGGCAACAAGATGGACCCCACCCGCTTTGAGGTGACGGATATCTACAAAACTTCCGTCTGCCCGCTGGCCAAGGTCATGCGCACCGAGTGCCGCAAGCGGAAGATCAAGCACCTGAAGGTCGTCTACTCCAAGGAGCCTGCCATGACGCCCATCGAGGATGATTCCATCAGCTGCAAGAATCACTGCATCTGCCCGCCGGGCACCCAGCGCAAGTGCACCATCCGCCGCTCCGTCCCCGGCTCCAATGCCTTTGTGCCGTCGGTCGCCGGCCTCATCATCGGCGGCGAGGTCGTCAAGGACCTCATCGGTTTCGTGCCTCTGAAGGGGTAAACCCTCTCAGTCTCGCAAACATGCTCGACAGCTCCCCCGAAAGGGGGAGCTTTTGTTTTATAAAAAGTGCGCGAAGCAATGACGAAGAGGGGAAAATCCTTGCATAAAACAAATTTGCAAATAAATTGCAAATTCCTCTTGCAATTTGCGCCGAAACCATGTATAATCTCCCTTGCACGAAAACGCAATCAATTTGCAATTTACAAAACTGAAGCGCCATTCTGGTGCAAGGAGAACCCCGTATGGAACTGTTTTTGGATGTTTTGGGCGAGAGCCTGGTCGATACGGCCAAGATGCTGCCCTTTCTGTTTTTGGCCTATCTGTTCATTGAATACGTCGAGCACCGCCACGGCGAGAAGATCGAGGCCGTGCTGGAACGCAGCGGCCGCTGGGGGGCCATCCCGGCGTCGCTGCTGGGCTGTGTGCCGCAGTGCGGCTTTTCGGCCATTGCGTCGAACTTTTATGCCTCCCGCGTCATCTCGCTGGGCACCCTCATCGCGGTGTTCATCGCCACCAGCGACGAGGCGGTGCCGCTGCTGATCTCGATGCCGGCGTACTGGGATAAGCTCGTGCTGCTGATGGTCATCAAGGTGCTGTACGCCATTGCGGTGGGTCTGGTGCTGGACTTTGTGCTCCGCGGCATCCTGCCCAAGTCTCTGCGGGGCGGCTACACCGGCAGCGCCGATGAGATCGACTGCCATGAGACCCACGACGATGAGGAGGGGCATGAACGCCCCATCTGGCAGGCCGCGCTCCGCCATACGCTGGAGATCTTCGTCTTCATCTTCGGGTTCAGCCTGCTCTTCGGCCTCATCGTCGAGGGCGTGGGCGAGGATGTGTTCGCGGACGTTCTGGGCCAGATGGGCTTCTTCCAGCCGGTGTTCTCGGCGCTGGTGGGCCTCATCCCCAACTGTGCGGCCAGCGTTCTGTTGACCCAGCTCTATGTTGAAGGCGCCCTCCGCTTTTCCAGCCTGGTGGCGGGCTTGTGCACCGGCGCGGGCGTGGGCCTGGCGGTGCTCTGGCGGGCGAACCCCTCCTGGAAGCAGAACCTCTTCATCACCGGCCTGACCTGGGCCTCCGGCGCTGCCGTGGGCGTGGGCATCCAGCTCGTGGTCGCGCTGGTGGGCTGAGCCGGATTTATTATTTGATCTGCCGTCCTGAAATTGCTCAGGGCGGCTTTTTGTGGTATACTGGAACATATCATAAAAGCAAGGGAGAACACCATGCAATATCAACTTCTGGCAAGTGATTTCGATAACACGCTGGTCCCCTTCGGGGAGCCGAAGGCCCACCCGGCGGTGGTCCGGGCCGTGAAAAAGATGCAGGCGGCGGGCGGCAGGTTCGTGCTCAGCACCGGGCGCGGGTACTGCGTCGTCAACAAAGAGCAGCTGGGCGGCATCCGCTTCGATTACGCCATCACCTGCAACGGGGCCTGTGTCGTGGACAAAAACGGCACCGTCGTGGCCGAACATCCGCTGACCAACGAGGAAATGTACGCCCTCGTGGATTTCTGCGAGGATTACAACTACCCGTTGCAGTTCAACTACCGGGATGCCTATTACGCCTACTGCGAGTACGATGCGCTGAAGAGCTTCTACGATTCCCTGCCGAAAAGCGGCCTGACCTGCCTGGATGGTGAGGACCAGGACCGCCACCTCATCGACATGCCCCACGCGGCCTTCGTGGTCATGCCGCCGCAGGAGCTGTCCCGCTTCCACGAAAAGTTCGGCCACCTGGGCCTGCACTTCATGCAGACGGGCGGCGTCGGCCGAGACGGCTGGTGCTGCTACGACGTCGTGCGCGGCGGCATGGATAAAGGCGTGGGGCTTTCGGACCTGTGCGAGAAGATGGGCCTGACCCTGGCCGACGCCGTGGCGGCGGGCGATTCCGCCAACGATGTGGGGATGCTGAAGGCGGCGGGCCTCGGCTGCTGCATGGCCAACGGCACCGCCGACGCAAAGGCTGCGGCCGACCGCGTCATCGGCGATGTGCGGGAGGACGGCCTGGCCGCGCTCATCGAGGAACTCTGGTTCGACGGCCCGAAGGCTGTGCCCTCCGGCCGC
Proteins encoded in this window:
- a CDS encoding HAD family hydrolase, yielding MQYQLLASDFDNTLVPFGEPKAHPAVVRAVKKMQAAGGRFVLSTGRGYCVVNKEQLGGIRFDYAITCNGACVVDKNGTVVAEHPLTNEEMYALVDFCEDYNYPLQFNYRDAYYAYCEYDALKSFYDSLPKSGLTCLDGEDQDRHLIDMPHAAFVVMPPQELSRFHEKFGHLGLHFMQTGGVGRDGWCCYDVVRGGMDKGVGLSDLCEKMGLTLADAVAAGDSANDVGMLKAAGLGCCMANGTADAKAAADRVIGDVREDGLAALIEELWFDGPKAVPSGRDLGSAWDAMEKAGVAE
- the mnmA gene encoding tRNA 2-thiouridine(34) synthase MnmA, whose product is MTETQNANRSGALIAMSGGVDSSVAAWLMQQKGYACTGITMRLTRNETLGQSGFHTCCSEKDIEDAAEVAYAMDIPYEVLDFTADFREKIIEKFIRVYEAGGTPNPCIDCNRYMKFDHLLSWAREHGMEYVVTGHYARVEQDEATGRWLLKKGLDEGKDQSYVLYNLTQEQLAHVRLPLGALHKSEVREIAEQQHFINARKHDSQDICFVPDGDYEKFMEDFTGKHYPAGDFLDEAGRKVGTHKGAVRYTIGQRKGLGLAMGAPVYVCAKDMQANTVTVGPEKSLFDRIVYAEEANWIAIPALTAPLRVTARTRYHQVEQAATVYPAGEDRFRLEFDEPQRAPTPGQAVVLYQGDVVLGGGTIVRVEK
- a CDS encoding Ig domain-containing protein, which produces MRHSFHPMGRALCALLLGATLTLSPLAAQAAPRAENRSAKLALEVTEMELEITADDPRPKAYLYTGGQSDYYFIVWMSSNPSVATVDGDGKVTARSVGKATITAISDHGDRAACEVTVTRKGEEAEAQKPTLSETSLELVQQYDALHPTQQLTLTNSDHSFIYVYQWRSSDPNIASVDDKGVVTAQKPGSATITAFASNGQALRCAVTVTSEVGKVTLNKTDLLFKTVGSQEALCATVAVESGGSVPITWVTSNPGVATVDTNGVVTAVADGEAKITALSPSGRYAVCSVVVGLAGDKYDTEEDLADELKLPDPYVAVRLNRLS
- a CDS encoding ribonuclease Z — its product is MLTITLLGTAATMPLPDRALTAAVAECGGHSLLFDCGEGTQTAARRAGVNLMKLDAICLTHYHGDHIFGLPGLLQTLGCQGRTRPLTIFGPAEGMEPVWGAIRALTGPQPYAIRAVPLGTDPVRLETLAPGWPVGAELLPFRTKHRVPSRGYRLDLPRAGRFDPARARALGVPVQQWRLLQRGEPVTLEDGATIAPGQVLGAPRRGLRFVFSGDTAPCAALEQAAQDADLLLCDATYPDDAQQAQAKQYGHSTFRQDAELAARAGARRLWLMHYSPIITDPEAARPAAEAAFPSVECGVDGQQIILRYDEEPS
- a CDS encoding CCA tRNA nucleotidyltransferase, coding for MTAETISFPLDPGAAALLTRLHTAGHAAYAVGGCVRDSLLGQTPHDWDLCTSATPEQVLELFGEAHCIPTGLQHGTVTVKHGGELYEITTFRTEGAYSDGRHPDHVAFVPDVKEDLARRDFTINAMAYNAEEGLIDPFGGQSDLAAGIVRAVGEPQRRFEEDALRILRLYRFAARFGFAIDPATGQAARALCRHLDCVSEERIAEELSRLLAAPAPGAYLEAEVLAVIFPELDAAELPESRRILDALEPGMEHVPVRLAALLCPLGEAGARAALKRLKCSNALSGTVATLVREAAAGMPGAALTLTAKRFLSRYDLATITDLTALCSAQHPEQAEAFAALQQEAARLVETNACCRINQLAVNGRDLMDAGIRPGPGLRRVLDALLEQVLTGQLPNEKAALLAAAAQVAAS
- a CDS encoding putative manganese transporter, yielding MELFLDVLGESLVDTAKMLPFLFLAYLFIEYVEHRHGEKIEAVLERSGRWGAIPASLLGCVPQCGFSAIASNFYASRVISLGTLIAVFIATSDEAVPLLISMPAYWDKLVLLMVIKVLYAIAVGLVLDFVLRGILPKSLRGGYTGSADEIDCHETHDDEEGHERPIWQAALRHTLEIFVFIFGFSLLFGLIVEGVGEDVFADVLGQMGFFQPVFSALVGLIPNCAASVLLTQLYVEGALRFSSLVAGLCTGAGVGLAVLWRANPSWKQNLFITGLTWASGAAVGVGIQLVVALVG
- a CDS encoding ThiF family adenylyltransferase yields the protein MQDQYSRTQLLLGKEAMETLHHSRVAVFGIGGVGGYTVEALARSGVGALDLIDDDKVCLTNLNRQIVATHKTVGQYKVDVAEQRIHEIDPNIKVTTYKTFFTPETQDQFDFTQYDYVVDAIDTVTGKIALVVKAKEAGTPIICAMGAGNKMDPTRFEVTDIYKTSVCPLAKVMRTECRKRKIKHLKVVYSKEPAMTPIEDDSISCKNHCICPPGTQRKCTIRRSVPGSNAFVPSVAGLIIGGEVVKDLIGFVPLKG